In Anaeromusa acidaminophila DSM 3853, one genomic interval encodes:
- a CDS encoding transposase has protein sequence MGKKRYTAEQIIVHLREAEILCGQGKTIAETSRQLGVTEQTYYRWRKQYGGMTSS, from the coding sequence ATGGGGAAGAAAAGGTATACGGCAGAACAAATCATCGTGCATTTAAGAGAAGCGGAAATCCTGTGCGGACAAGGAAAGACGATTGCTGAAACCTCACGGCAGCTCGGAGTAACAGAGCAAACGTATTATCGTTGGCGTAAGCAATACGGAGGAATGACTTCTTCCG